A genomic stretch from Kribbella amoyensis includes:
- a CDS encoding glycoside hydrolase family 65 protein: MPEQYEAPLPSGSVDGWCLRFTGYDPLDERRRETLCTVGNGYFATRGAWAGSRADDRHYPGTYLAGCYNRLTDQVGERSIETESLVNLPDWLPLTLAIDDGPWLTPEECEVLDHTTELDLRRGILTRSFRLRSPAGQVVAGEERRFVSMAEPHLAGQALTVSVENWSGTLRLATTVNGDVGNTGVARYSALRGDHLTDLEPSIHGDTVLVSANTRQAHTQTAVATRTIASSNSQWRDHLDTTSAGRELAVEVTPGEVVSAEKVVAIYSSRDHGISEPVTAALTAIGNAAGFDELLAAHVLAWSQLWGRFALDLSAPALQFAVRLDLFHLLQSVSPHTAAVDAGVPARGLHGEAYRGHVFWDELFVFPVLTWRSPALTRALLGYRYRRLPAARRAAREAGYRGAMYPWQSGSDGREESQRVHLNPLSGRWTVDATYRQRHVGLAVAATMWRYVETTGDREFLSDQAAEVIVEVARFFADLATYDEARARFVLRGVAGPDEFHTGYPDRPADGIDNSAYTNVLAAWILGVARRALDALPTWRRAELTESLDLHPDELAHWDELTRRIYVPFHDGVISQFEGYAELAELDWPAYRARYGDLRRLDRILESEGRDVVAYRVSKQADVLMLLYVLTRRELREVMGRLGYELDGRLLRRTVDYYLARTCHGSSLSAVVHAWGLASIAPDQALGFLQQASDSDLAPDGTTAEGIHLAAMAGSVDLIQRCFTGLSVAGDTLRFRPRWPQRLGTLRMPLWYRGRRLTVEVSSNHLTVTLDSDADRKVPVRCHGKTHVLKPGGTATWNF, translated from the coding sequence TTGCCGGAACAGTACGAGGCACCCTTGCCGTCCGGCTCCGTTGACGGCTGGTGCCTGCGCTTCACCGGCTACGACCCGCTCGACGAACGCCGGCGCGAAACCTTGTGCACCGTCGGCAACGGGTACTTCGCCACCCGCGGCGCGTGGGCCGGCTCCCGTGCGGACGACCGTCACTACCCGGGGACGTACCTGGCGGGGTGTTACAACCGGCTCACCGATCAGGTCGGCGAGCGATCGATCGAGACCGAGAGCCTGGTCAATCTGCCGGACTGGCTGCCGCTCACCCTCGCGATCGACGACGGCCCGTGGTTGACGCCCGAGGAGTGCGAGGTCCTCGACCACACCACCGAGCTCGACCTCCGTCGCGGGATCCTGACGCGCTCGTTCCGGCTCCGGAGTCCAGCGGGTCAGGTCGTCGCCGGGGAGGAACGCCGTTTCGTCAGCATGGCCGAGCCGCACTTGGCCGGGCAGGCCCTGACCGTGTCGGTGGAGAACTGGTCCGGAACGTTGCGCTTGGCCACGACCGTGAACGGGGACGTCGGGAACACCGGTGTCGCCCGGTACTCGGCGCTCCGCGGCGACCACCTGACCGACCTCGAGCCCAGTATCCACGGCGACACCGTGCTCGTGTCGGCGAATACCAGACAGGCGCACACCCAGACCGCCGTCGCCACCCGCACGATTGCCTCAAGCAACAGCCAGTGGCGCGACCACCTCGACACCACGTCTGCCGGCCGCGAGTTGGCCGTCGAGGTCACCCCGGGCGAGGTGGTCAGCGCCGAGAAGGTCGTCGCGATCTACAGTTCCCGGGACCACGGCATCTCCGAACCCGTGACGGCAGCCCTCACCGCGATCGGCAACGCAGCCGGCTTCGACGAGCTCTTGGCCGCGCATGTCCTGGCGTGGTCGCAGCTGTGGGGACGTTTCGCGCTCGACCTGTCCGCACCGGCTCTCCAGTTCGCCGTCCGCCTGGACCTGTTCCACCTGCTCCAGTCGGTCTCGCCGCACACGGCCGCGGTCGACGCAGGGGTACCGGCTCGCGGCTTGCACGGTGAGGCGTACCGGGGACACGTCTTCTGGGACGAGCTGTTCGTCTTCCCCGTCCTCACCTGGCGCAGTCCGGCGTTGACGCGCGCCCTGTTGGGTTACCGGTACCGCCGTCTGCCCGCCGCTCGGCGCGCGGCTCGTGAGGCCGGGTACCGGGGCGCGATGTACCCGTGGCAATCGGGCAGCGACGGACGCGAGGAGAGTCAGCGCGTCCACCTCAATCCGTTGTCCGGCCGCTGGACCGTGGACGCGACGTACCGGCAACGGCATGTCGGCCTGGCTGTCGCGGCGACGATGTGGCGGTACGTCGAGACGACCGGGGACCGCGAGTTCCTGTCCGACCAGGCGGCCGAGGTGATCGTGGAGGTGGCCCGCTTCTTCGCGGACCTGGCGACGTACGACGAGGCGAGGGCGCGGTTCGTGCTGCGTGGGGTGGCCGGGCCGGACGAGTTCCACACCGGGTACCCGGACCGGCCGGCCGACGGGATCGACAACAGCGCGTACACCAATGTGCTGGCGGCCTGGATCCTCGGTGTCGCCCGTCGTGCGCTCGACGCCCTCCCGACCTGGCGACGGGCCGAGCTGACCGAATCGCTCGACCTCCACCCGGACGAGCTGGCGCACTGGGACGAGCTCACCCGGCGGATCTACGTGCCTTTCCACGACGGCGTGATCAGCCAGTTCGAGGGGTACGCCGAACTGGCCGAGCTGGACTGGCCCGCGTACCGCGCCCGGTACGGCGATCTCCGGCGGCTGGACCGGATCCTCGAGTCCGAAGGGCGCGATGTCGTGGCGTACCGGGTCTCCAAGCAGGCCGATGTGCTGATGCTCCTGTACGTGTTGACGCGCCGGGAACTGCGCGAGGTGATGGGGCGCCTCGGATACGAGCTGGACGGCCGGCTGCTGAGGCGTACCGTCGACTACTACCTCGCGCGGACCTGTCACGGCTCGTCGTTGAGTGCGGTCGTGCACGCTTGGGGGCTCGCCTCGATCGCACCGGACCAGGCGCTCGGCTTCCTCCAGCAGGCGAGCGACAGCGATCTCGCCCCGGACGGGACGACCGCGGAGGGCATCCACCTCGCCGCGATGGCCGGCAGCGTGGACCTGATCCAACGGTGCTTCACCGGCTTGTCGGTCGCCGGCGACACGCTGCGATTCCGGCCCCGCTGGCCACAGCGCCTCGGGACCTTGCGGATGCCGCTCTGGTACCGCGGCAGACGCCTGACCGTCGAGGTGTCGAGCAACCACCTCACCGTCACGCTCGACAGCGACGCGGACCGGAAAGTCCCGGTCCGCTGCCACGGCAAGACCCACGTCCTGAAGCCGGGCGGGACAGCCACGTGGAATTTTTGA
- a CDS encoding dihydrofolate reductase family protein: protein MTAIYTFDIFSTLDGFGSHHGDWGGYWGKQGPEFLDHRLAQYSEGQRMVFGATTFRTNVEMLTPSADGTEEFDPWVTRLRNLPATVVSNTLREPLDWPDATVVSGDAVEVVARLKAESDVPLRSHGSLALNTALLAAGLVDRIQVTLFPVINAKTGEDRIFERAADFDLELLQSRTFDGSIQELIYRPTLHG, encoded by the coding sequence GTGACCGCGATCTACACCTTCGACATCTTCTCCACCCTCGACGGCTTCGGCTCCCACCACGGTGACTGGGGCGGCTACTGGGGCAAGCAGGGTCCCGAGTTCCTGGACCACCGGCTCGCCCAGTACAGCGAGGGGCAACGCATGGTCTTCGGGGCGACCACGTTCCGGACGAACGTGGAGATGCTCACCCCGAGCGCCGACGGGACCGAGGAGTTCGACCCCTGGGTCACCCGGCTCCGGAACCTCCCGGCCACGGTGGTGTCGAACACCCTGCGCGAACCGCTCGACTGGCCGGACGCGACCGTGGTGAGCGGCGACGCGGTCGAGGTCGTCGCCCGGCTCAAGGCGGAGTCCGACGTGCCGTTGCGCTCGCACGGCAGCCTGGCCCTGAACACCGCCCTGCTCGCCGCCGGCCTGGTCGACCGCATCCAGGTCACCCTCTTCCCCGTGATCAACGCCAAGACCGGCGAGGACCGGATCTTCGAACGCGCCGCCGACTTCGACCTCGAACTCCTCCAGAGCCGCACCTTCGACGGCTCCATCCAGGAGCTCATCTACCGCCCCACCCTGCACGGCTGA
- a CDS encoding dihydrodipicolinate synthase family protein has translation MTNGGALQRFRSGCVIPAHPLAVDADRRLDERRQRALSRYYLEAGAGGLAVAVHTTQFALHEPERGLLAPVLGLAAEVAGEYPGEAPILIAGLTGPTAQAVAEAELAASLGYDLTLLSPYNVGDQSEDALLERARAVGEVLPVIGFYLQPAVGGRVLSRDFWRRLAALDCVAGIKVAPFDRYATLDVVLGVRESGRAGELALYTGNDDHIVLDLITSYRAPGTTKPDLAFVGGLLGQWSVWVREAVEMLGDAELARGGDDDALRRLLAVEPELTDANAAVFDVANDFRGCIPGIHEVLRRQGLLEGRWCLDPAEDLSAGQLTELDRIWAAYPHLRDDEFVATHLDRWLA, from the coding sequence ATGACGAATGGTGGGGCTCTGCAACGCTTCCGGAGCGGCTGTGTCATTCCGGCGCACCCGTTGGCCGTCGATGCCGATCGGCGTCTCGACGAACGACGGCAACGGGCGCTGAGCCGGTACTACCTGGAGGCCGGGGCCGGGGGACTGGCGGTCGCGGTCCACACCACCCAGTTCGCCTTGCACGAACCAGAGCGCGGCCTGCTGGCTCCGGTGCTGGGACTCGCGGCCGAGGTCGCGGGGGAGTACCCGGGCGAGGCGCCGATCCTGATCGCGGGTCTCACCGGGCCGACGGCGCAGGCGGTCGCCGAGGCCGAGCTGGCAGCGAGCCTGGGGTACGACCTCACGTTGCTGAGTCCGTACAACGTCGGCGACCAGAGCGAGGACGCCTTGCTGGAAAGGGCTCGCGCGGTCGGCGAGGTCCTGCCGGTGATCGGGTTCTACCTGCAACCGGCTGTCGGCGGACGCGTGCTGTCGCGGGACTTCTGGCGCCGGCTGGCCGCACTCGACTGCGTCGCCGGGATCAAGGTGGCGCCGTTCGACCGGTACGCCACGCTCGACGTGGTGCTGGGAGTACGGGAGTCCGGCCGGGCCGGCGAGCTCGCGCTGTACACCGGGAACGACGACCACATCGTGCTCGACCTGATCACCTCGTACCGCGCCCCGGGGACCACCAAGCCGGACCTCGCGTTCGTCGGTGGGCTGCTCGGTCAGTGGTCGGTCTGGGTCCGCGAGGCGGTCGAGATGCTGGGTGATGCGGAGCTGGCCCGGGGCGGTGACGACGACGCGCTGCGCCGGTTGCTGGCCGTCGAGCCGGAGCTCACCGACGCGAACGCCGCGGTGTTCGACGTGGCGAACGACTTCCGCGGCTGCATCCCTGGGATCCACGAGGTGCTGCGGCGGCAGGGTCTGCTCGAAGGTCGCTGGTGCCTCGATCCGGCCGAGGATCTGTCCGCGGGTCAGCTGACAGAGCTCGACCGGATCTGGGCGGCGTACCCCCACCTCCGCGACGACGAGTTCGTCGCCACCCATCTGGACCGCTGGCTCGCGTGA
- a CDS encoding transcriptional regulator, with translation MPSAHEEVTVGVVGGEQIVHRTMALARELDNPSLRLVAAVYADEHDAHTQASRIMSRVDVMLFAGPLPYDRAVAAGRIPVPATYVPAGGPALPTTLLRGVLEDVFDPRKISVDTISRRELQHAYEEIGLKVSGVRVQEYAGPESAEKFLDFHRKLYEQGKTTGAVTTVPSVEAALRKAGIPTLRMTPAATTIRTALTTAILMGSGAKLEESRIVTMIVRVPGSALPAHASPSNYWYQELKLSLHRELLRDARPMDAAVIPRDEHSFLVVTTMGSLRLATDNLSMAPFLGRVHKELGILLEIGIGLGRSTREAEVNAQSAVDKAAADGGRTAFIIGPRDTVLQLPADRSHRPERSASTPESKGAQVLALLAERLDETGDTERVVDAEKVAELLEVTLRTARRSLRTLVDEGLAWPMPPSHSSKVGRPPRPYQLLVEKLPR, from the coding sequence ATGCCCTCCGCCCACGAGGAGGTCACGGTCGGCGTCGTCGGCGGTGAGCAGATCGTCCACCGGACGATGGCGCTGGCGCGCGAGCTCGACAACCCCTCGCTGCGGCTGGTGGCCGCGGTGTACGCCGACGAGCACGACGCGCACACCCAGGCGAGCCGGATCATGTCCCGCGTCGACGTCATGTTGTTCGCCGGTCCGCTCCCCTACGACCGCGCCGTCGCCGCGGGCCGGATCCCGGTCCCGGCGACCTACGTACCGGCCGGTGGTCCCGCCCTCCCGACGACCTTGTTGCGCGGGGTGCTCGAGGACGTCTTCGATCCGCGCAAGATCAGCGTCGACACCATCTCGCGGCGCGAGCTGCAGCACGCGTACGAGGAGATCGGCCTGAAGGTCTCCGGGGTCCGGGTCCAGGAGTACGCCGGCCCCGAGTCGGCCGAGAAGTTCCTCGACTTCCACCGCAAGCTCTACGAACAGGGCAAGACCACGGGTGCCGTGACCACGGTTCCCAGTGTCGAGGCCGCGTTGCGCAAGGCGGGCATCCCCACGTTGCGGATGACGCCGGCGGCGACCACGATCCGCACCGCCTTGACCACCGCGATCCTGATGGGCAGCGGCGCCAAGCTCGAGGAGTCGCGGATCGTCACGATGATCGTGCGTGTTCCCGGCTCCGCCCTGCCGGCGCACGCGAGCCCCAGCAACTACTGGTACCAGGAGCTGAAGCTGTCGCTGCATCGCGAGCTGCTGCGGGACGCCCGGCCGATGGACGCGGCCGTGATCCCGCGGGACGAGCACAGCTTCCTGGTCGTCACCACGATGGGTTCGTTGCGACTGGCCACGGACAACCTGTCGATGGCGCCGTTCCTCGGCCGGGTCCACAAGGAGCTCGGCATCCTGCTGGAGATCGGGATCGGGCTGGGCCGCTCGACCCGCGAGGCTGAGGTGAACGCGCAGTCGGCCGTCGACAAGGCGGCCGCGGACGGTGGCCGGACGGCGTTCATCATCGGGCCGCGCGACACCGTGCTGCAGCTGCCCGCGGACCGCTCCCACCGGCCCGAGCGATCGGCCTCAACACCGGAGTCGAAGGGCGCCCAGGTCCTGGCGCTGCTGGCCGAGCGGCTCGACGAGACCGGCGACACCGAGCGCGTGGTCGACGCCGAGAAGGTCGCCGAGCTGCTCGAGGTCACGCTGCGGACGGCCCGGCGGTCCCTGCGCACCTTGGTCGACGAGGGACTCGCCTGGCCGATGCCGCCGTCGCATTCGAGCAAGGTCGGGCGACCACCGCGGCCGTACCAGCTGCTGGTCGAGAAGCTGCCGCGCTGA
- a CDS encoding DegT/DnrJ/EryC1/StrS family aminotransferase: MPKSPSPLALTGGSPVRTRPFPTVNGPAGRTLGDAEVEAVTRVVRSGRLNSTVGTETAEFEREFADYYDVPYAVASSSGTSALHLAVAAVDPDPGDEIITTCLSDAGTVLPILAQNAVPVFADVDPSTGNLDPAAVRALITERTKAIIVVHLFGIPAPVAELRELADAHGLVLIEDCAQAYLTRCAPDGALAGTVGHLGCFSLQQSKHITAGDGGLTISSDAGLARRARLFADKAWPRDTDERTHLFLGLNYRMTELQAAVARAQLGRLAGVVEDRRKTADNLTAALAPLPGLTAAPPDGTSYWQFPVFVDAATAGADGHGYAEALRAEGIPANGGYIQRPLYLTPLFTERRTYGASGYPLTTATAPRYEEGLCPKAEELIVGGGLLVIAWNERYTAEDVADIAAALTKVHAALAGR; encoded by the coding sequence ATGCCGAAGTCGCCGTCGCCACTCGCCCTGACCGGTGGATCACCGGTCCGGACCCGTCCGTTCCCGACCGTCAACGGCCCGGCCGGGCGGACCCTCGGCGACGCGGAGGTGGAGGCGGTGACCCGGGTCGTCCGGAGTGGCCGGCTCAACAGCACCGTCGGAACCGAGACGGCCGAGTTCGAACGGGAGTTCGCGGACTACTACGACGTGCCGTACGCGGTGGCGTCGTCCTCGGGGACCTCGGCATTGCACCTGGCGGTCGCGGCCGTCGATCCCGACCCGGGCGACGAGATCATCACGACCTGCCTGTCCGACGCGGGCACCGTGCTGCCGATCCTCGCGCAGAACGCGGTCCCGGTCTTCGCCGACGTGGATCCGTCGACCGGCAACCTCGATCCCGCGGCGGTCCGGGCCCTGATCACCGAGCGGACCAAGGCGATCATCGTCGTGCACCTCTTCGGTATCCCGGCACCCGTGGCCGAACTCCGCGAACTCGCCGACGCCCACGGCCTCGTCCTGATCGAGGACTGCGCCCAGGCGTACCTGACCCGTTGTGCGCCCGACGGTGCGCTGGCTGGAACCGTCGGGCATCTGGGGTGCTTCAGCCTGCAGCAGTCCAAGCACATCACGGCCGGCGACGGCGGTCTCACGATCTCGTCCGATGCTGGGCTGGCCCGCCGAGCTCGGCTCTTCGCCGACAAGGCCTGGCCTCGTGACACCGACGAGCGCACCCATCTCTTCCTCGGCCTCAACTACCGGATGACCGAACTGCAGGCGGCCGTCGCGCGTGCCCAACTCGGCCGCCTCGCCGGGGTCGTGGAGGATCGCCGCAAGACCGCGGACAACCTGACCGCTGCCCTCGCGCCGTTGCCCGGGCTCACCGCGGCGCCGCCCGACGGTACGTCGTACTGGCAGTTCCCCGTGTTCGTCGACGCGGCGACGGCCGGCGCCGACGGACACGGGTACGCCGAAGCGCTGCGGGCGGAGGGGATCCCGGCCAACGGTGGGTACATCCAGCGGCCGCTGTACCTCACGCCGTTGTTCACCGAGCGGCGGACGTACGGCGCGTCCGGGTATCCGTTGACGACGGCAACGGCCCCGCGGTACGAGGAAGGCCTGTGCCCGAAGGCGGAGGAGCTGATCGTCGGAGGAGGACTGCTGGTGATCGCCTGGAACGAGCGCTACACCGCCGAGGACGTGGCCGACATCGCGGCGGCCCTGACGAAGGTGCACGCCGCGCTCGCCGGCCGGTGA
- a CDS encoding DegT/DnrJ/EryC1/StrS family aminotransferase, which produces MTVDSAALAIDGGTPAMPAGDPPPEWPVYDGTEEKALLEVLTSRKWGSTHGDVVATFEREFADYQQAAHGTCLTNGTLAITVALRAAGVGIGDEVIVPPYTFIATAAAALFVGAVPVFADVDPGTHLLDPDATEAAVTERTKAVVPVHLAGRPAAMDAFAELGRRHGLTIIEDAAQAPGAAYQGRPVGALGDLGTFSFQTSKNMTAGEGGAVLTDDEELAAKVYSLVNVGRVRGGGWYQHESVGYNLRLTEFQAAVLRAQLARHPQLQEIRERNAALLTSLLEDVEGVQPAPDDPAVTAHGRHLFLLRIPALAAPGRRDAALRALAAEGLTEVSSGYVPLHRNAALIAESKAIADRLGQPYPEAECPNADIVSQDTIWLTQRTLLGSEQWIRGVAAAITKVARSADTLAGTE; this is translated from the coding sequence ATGACCGTGGATTCCGCAGCACTCGCGATCGACGGTGGGACCCCGGCCATGCCGGCCGGAGACCCGCCCCCGGAGTGGCCGGTGTACGACGGCACCGAGGAGAAGGCGCTGCTCGAGGTGCTCACCTCACGGAAGTGGGGCAGCACCCACGGCGACGTCGTCGCCACCTTCGAGCGCGAGTTCGCCGACTACCAGCAGGCCGCCCACGGCACCTGCCTGACGAACGGGACGCTCGCCATCACGGTCGCCCTCCGGGCCGCCGGGGTCGGGATCGGCGACGAGGTGATCGTCCCGCCGTACACGTTCATCGCGACCGCCGCCGCCGCGTTGTTCGTGGGCGCGGTGCCGGTCTTCGCCGACGTCGATCCCGGGACGCACCTGCTCGACCCGGACGCCACCGAGGCCGCCGTCACCGAGCGGACGAAGGCGGTCGTCCCGGTCCACCTCGCCGGTCGGCCGGCCGCGATGGACGCCTTCGCCGAACTCGGTCGGCGGCACGGCCTCACCATCATCGAGGACGCCGCCCAGGCGCCCGGCGCGGCGTACCAGGGCCGTCCGGTCGGTGCGCTCGGGGACCTGGGCACGTTCAGCTTCCAGACCAGCAAGAACATGACCGCCGGCGAAGGCGGGGCCGTGCTCACCGACGACGAGGAGCTCGCCGCCAAGGTGTACTCCCTGGTCAACGTCGGCCGGGTCCGCGGCGGCGGCTGGTACCAGCACGAGTCCGTCGGGTACAACCTGCGCCTCACGGAGTTCCAGGCCGCCGTCCTCCGCGCCCAGCTCGCCCGGCATCCGCAACTGCAGGAGATCCGGGAGCGCAACGCGGCGCTGCTGACGTCGTTGCTCGAAGACGTCGAGGGCGTGCAGCCGGCTCCGGACGATCCGGCCGTCACCGCGCATGGCCGGCACCTGTTCCTGCTCCGTATCCCGGCCCTGGCCGCACCCGGACGCCGTGACGCCGCCCTCCGCGCCTTGGCGGCCGAGGGCCTGACCGAGGTCTCCAGCGGCTACGTTCCGCTGCACCGGAACGCCGCCCTCATCGCGGAGTCCAAGGCCATCGCCGACCGCCTCGGACAGCCGTACCCGGAGGCCGAGTGCCCCAACGCCGACATCGTTTCGCAGGACACGATCTGGCTCACCCAGCGAACCTTGCTCGGCAGTGAGCAGTGGATCCGTGGTGTCGCGGCCGCCATCACCAAGGTCGCGCGGTCCGCGGACACCCTGGCCGGGACCGAGTAG